AGATAGATTAAAAAATAATCTCGTCCAAAAGCACCTAAAGCACATCCTCCGGGTAGCACGTGCAAGGGAGGGGGGGAGACGTTTCCTAAAAAAACTAACTTTGCACATACTCCCCAAACCCAAACAGTCACGATCACCCCTTAGCCTTAACATTGATTAACAGGGATTagggaggggggagacgttttcaAACAAGAAAATCCCTATCAACCGGCACTAAGGCAACAAACCACACGAGGCTCAATCTCACATCTCGAAGGATGGGTTCAGAACAAGAAACTTCAAATAAAAAGATCCGTACAACTTCAAGCCCACATCTCGAAGGATGGGTCCAGAACAAAACATTTCTTCGTGCATCAAGTTCACATTTCATATCGACCGCTCCCTGGACCACAACAAAAATTCACCTACACTAGCACCTGGATAGGTGATGCTATACAGTTCCCACGATGATGCAGCATTCAAACCTTCACCATGACAATCCGGCGATGATGTCATGTTCTCCGAAGCACACACATTCGTCACTCCCTGAAACACGGGGGATATTTACAAATTCACGCACAGATGTTCAACACAAAAAACTCCTAAACCAACACCCTAGACTTTTGGACTCTGATCCTCAGTCCTTCCGGTATCAATTCCTTCAGTGACCAACGCACTCGCACCCGCAGCACCCCCTCCATCGGACCCGAGTTCAGCCTCAGGATCTAGAAAAAAGCAATCCAAAATGAACCCTGCCACTCGAGAAGCAACAAGCTTTGCTAACGAGCAACAACACTTACCTCCTCAAGTTACGTAGTAGCAAGAGCACGGACTGCATCCTTCACATAAGCCAACCAGAACCTTCGAAAAAAGGAAGCTTTCACATTCTGTAACTTGGCCACGTCTTCACTAAGCTCCCCATACGACGCATAGATGAAGTCCGCCAAGGCTATCTTCTGGAGGTCGGCGTAGACCGCGCGCTCAAGATGTGCGAGGAGACCTTCGCAAGATAAGGACACGGTGTTGTCACTCGCAACGTCCATGATCTCGCAAAGCCCCTCGAACTCAGACACCAGCCAACCCAGAAGACGAGAAACCCCCTCACCACCTTCGGCAGGCTCTGGCAGAGGAAGAGGCTCAGCCCCAAGCACGGTTAGACCTTTCTTGTATTCAGCATAAACAATGTCAGCATGCTTCAAGATATCCTTGTAAAGGCGCTCCATCTTTGCCATATCAGCACCAAGCTTCGCGTAGgcatcatcctttttcttcttcttggcctcCAAGATCTTTACCTTATCCTTGAGAGATGCGAGCTCAGTAGCATCACGTTCAATGGTCTTTCGAAGGTTTTCAGCAACTTTTTCACTTTCCGCCACCATAAGCCCAAACTTTTGGTTCTCCTTCAGCAGAACATTCTCCTCCTTGACCAAAGCATTGTGCTTCGACATGATCTCAACTTCATCTTTAGCTTTCATAAATTTGTCTATCAGATTCAAAGTCTCTGCAGCTTGATTCGTATGACTGGACTCTTCCAAAGAAATCTTCCTTGCAGCAATTTGGCTAGCAGTCGCAATCTTGCGACCCAAAACCTCAACGACGCGGATTGCCTCGGAGGTCCCATAACTTGCAACCAGAGCCTCAAAGCCTACAAGTAGGATCATTCATAAGCTTTGGCACAAGAAGCAAgagaaaaaataataaacaaAAATTCACAAACCTTCATTTGATGGCTCAGCGTTGGAAGTTCCCCCGACTCCAGATCAAATCTTTGAGCTCCAGAATGGTTTGCACCACGGTTGAAACAAAAACTTGTCAAATCAAGCAGTCAAAAGAAAACCAAAAGCAGGAAGTTTCGGAGCTTCACCTGTCTCATCGAAGGTCCTGTCATCAAAACCTTCCTCCTCGCAACTCCTCTTCCGTGAACCTTCGGGAGAAGGTGGTGGGATATCAACGTCCTTCGGCACCGCCCCAGCCTCAGTGGCGGCCCGATCCGACAAAAACTCCCCTTCTTTCACCTCCTTGATGGGACTAACAACCTTCGCAGCTCCCGTGGCATCATCACCAAGGTTGACGATGCTCTTCAACCTCTTCCTCTTATGCGAAACCTCGGGCGCAGCATGCAACCCAACCATCGCTTTTGCCATATCCAACTGGAAGCCGGAACCTGCGCGCATAGTACAATATTCATTATAAAGATCATGGTACGACCACCACAAAGCCCCTTCAGAAATGGTAACAACACCACCCTCAGTCCCCCTAAGCTCCTCCATAATTGAAGGCGTACCGCTATTCTTCGAAGTGACATCCTGCTCCACATCCTCTTCGCCCCACCCGCCTTCTTTGCGGAAACCTTCGTGCTCAAAGGTTTTGAAGAACCCAAGGTCCGGGCACCCAAAGCATCTGAAGAAGTTCAAACCCCCTCCGCCTTAGTCTTCCCCTTGGACTTCTTGGGAACAATCTCGAACCCAACATTGCCAGGTCCACGGCCGCGCTTCACGATGCCAGGAGGCACATGATGCAACTCGTAAGAAACTCTCATCTCTGTGAGGCAGCGATTCACGCGGATGTTTCGACCACAAACCTCAACCAAAGAATCGTACTCCTTGCGATTCCAGGGGCCAACAACATCTGAAGCTTCTCTCTCGAGTTCAGCAACAATCATCTCATCACTTCTTCCTTCGAGCTTTTTCAATCCAAATACAGGGCATGGGATCTCGTAATCCAAGCATGCAAATCTTTCTCGTTTAAATTCACTCGGGATCCATCAAGAGGTAATTGGCCAAACTTTCGCCAACAAAAACTCCTCAACAAGATCCCTCCCGCCACAAGCTCTGCTAGCAGCCTTGAAAGCTCCAACACAAGACTTAAACTCAGGAAGGTGCTTGTTGAAACTAGGCTGGTAGGTATGCTCAAACTCAGCAACCTCCGTAGCAAGCGGGTAAATTTCCTCATCAGTACCTTCGGGACTAGGGAACCCAATTTTGGCATAGAACCAATATTTGGTCCAATTTCCTTCCCACTTGTTCTTCGGAGCCAAGGAAATCTCTATCCTCTCGAGTCAAATTTTCTTGTTGTTTTTGCGGGGCACAAAAGTGCAACAGCCATTCTGAACCTCGCAAGGTTCAGTATCACTATCGACACATACCTTTCGAGGCTGACAATGCAGCTCAAACAATCTGCAGAACGCATCAACGGAAATCTCCCCTCCGAAGGTTATGACCGCCCACAAAAACTTCGACATTTGAACAAAAGCATTGGGCATCAGATGATGTAGCTTCGCATTGAAAGGCTCAAGCAGCTTGGCACAACAGGATCCATCGGAAAACGCAACCCAGCAAGAAAGAAATCCTTGAAAACTACCACCTCGCCTTCCCTTGGCGTGGGTGTCAATTCTCCATTCGAGGGTCTACACACACCCTCCTTGAAATACACCTTTGACACATAAAAATCAATCGTATTCTTGGAAACAAGCAAGGACCCAAAGATCAAAGTCTTTCGCTTCTCTGGCGCCATCAAGTCCGAGACACCAGCTGACACCCCCGATAAGTTATTGTCGAACTACTGTTGTGGCTCCGAAGGTCGTGCAGATCCCTCACCCAGGTCCCCACCAGTACTCCCTATATTAGGCTCTGCACGGACCCCACGCTTGATGTTAGCCATATCTACACAAGGAAAAAAGACAAGTCAAAATTAACTCTCAAGAACGATCACCTTCGATAAGCTTAGCTGTCTGCCTGGTACGAGCCATTGACAAGTGAAGGGGATCAGATTAACTCACACCAAAGAAGAACACATGAAGGTCCCGAAAACAACCCAACTAATGAGAGCCTGACACGTGTCACAAACAAAAAGGAAAGCGAAGGTCCTTCAAAGCAAGAAATTAAAGCGTGAAGCACAACCCCCCCACCTCCGCTTTTATAGGGGGGGATGAAAGCTACAGTTGCGTCAACAGTAAAATTGAGGGAAGCTCAAGAGTCAGCCAATAAAGGAAGGACGCGTGTATCAAAGCCCCGTAGAACAAAAACCTTCGGCTCGGTCAGCTCTCCGATATTGGGGAGACGTTTTACGGAGGCCCGAAAGTGATCTTTCTTCGAGGGTTCGGACCGTCGACGTCGGCCCTCGCCcacgaggggctactgttggggatcacTACCTCCAAGAGATGGGGAGCCGAAGGCCATAGATCTTTGATGAGTGAAGTGATAACGACGTGGGTGACCGCCGGTCCCTACAGAGTCCTTTCGCAACCTTCCATGAGCTTGCAGGATCGGCACCAGTGCGGGCGAAGCTTTCGGATGGATCCTCTTATGTTGCCCTGGACCTCCGGCGACCTTCGGGAGAAGGCGCTCGTGAGGGTTTCTGCAGAGATGAGTGGCAGGAACGATGGCTGCGACCTTTGGAGCAGAAGGTGAAGCCCAAGACCTGGAGCGAAGATTTCGTAAAGATATAATCACGAAGAAGGTCACGTGAAGATGGAGAGCCCGAAGGACGAAAATGCCTCTGAGAACACAAGAGAAACGTGATCTTGTAATAGTAGGCAATTTGTACACTCCAAGCCCCCGGAAATGCCCAAAAGCCCGGAATATTCCTAGTTGCATGGGGCAGGTAGGGGCATTTCCGGGAAGGTCGccagtataaataccccctcccgTTTACCTTGTCGGGGGTTGAATCTTTCTAGAATTTTTGTACAATTACGATTGTGCCAGTGTTTCCTGATTCACTACCTTCGATTGTTTCACCCTTTTCTGCTTGGGCATCACAACTTCGATCCCAACAACTCGTACATGTTTGATGTTAATTTGTTAACATGCCACTAGTTTAGCGAAGTACGTATGTACCCATTCAGCGGCTACTATAGGGGCAGGCTCGATGCTAGATGGTTGAGCACAGTCAACATCTTCCCTGTAATAAGCATCAGGCTGGCCATCTGAACCATCAGCAGCAGTGTGCACACTGAGGCCTAGATGAACAAGCCGGGGTTGGTTATAATTAGCATGAACAAATGTGTCCATGTATATGACATCACATCAgctagtgattgttggaaatttgTGATCTCAGGATAACAACCTAGATCTACATGGAAAATAATTTCCACAAATTAGAGATAACATACCAAATAAGTCATGTACCGTGATTGGCAAGTACACCTAACGTTTCCATCTATAAGTCGGCCCCCGTCCCACAGTGCTGTATATAAATATGAGGTAGAGGGGAACCCTCTCTAACCCTAATCAGTTAATCTCGCGATTAGCAAAACACCAATCAATTAGAGCGCTGGAGGGGCTGGAAGCGCGACTTCCTCATCTACTTCGTGGCAGGCACAAGGAGTTGCTGTTCCTCATCTACTTCGTGGCATGCACAAGGAGGAGTTGCTGCTCGTTAAGAACTTCATCAACAGAGAGATCTAAATCTCTCCAATTGTGAAGATTAAGTCTATTTCATCTACATCATTCATCAGCCCTACTACTACAATTTCAGAGGCGTTCATGGATTCAAGAAGCTCTGGTCAGTTTAATCTAATTAATTCCGCATTAAGtaattagtgatcatgattagactaagctaagatcctatttatgattaattaaatCTAACAATCGGTATCAAGAGCCTTCTTAGTTCTATCATGATCCTAATTCAGAGCCATCAAGTTTTAAGCCTCTGTTAATAGCAGATTAGATCTGTTTTATGTTCATAAATGCAATCAGTGAGATGGTTACTTGTTTATGTGGAATTAGTACTCCGCAGATTAGCTTTTACAAGTTCCATGTgcaaattattttttttttgcgcacAACTAAATGATCAGATTAAATGTATATTGGTTTTCACATGTCTTTAGTCCTAGATTGGATCTGTTGTGCCTAATAAGATGCAGATCAAATCTTTATGTTCATGTGTAACGTGTGCATGACATGTGCCATTAGATCTCTACAGATAAGTTTATGAAAGTTCAAGTACTTGTTCATATGCAATTAATTATGCGCAGAAGTCTCATGTGTAAATCAATTTAAATTATGCCTAACTACGTGTAATTAGCATTTACAGTGTGGTTATGGTGCATGTTTAAGAAGGAATTAGCCTTATCCTACTCGGATTAGACCCTGATTAAATGCAAATCTTAATCTGATTGGTGCATGTTTAAGAAGGAATTAGCCTTATCCTACTCGGATTAGACCCTGATTAAATGCAAATCTTAATCTGATTGGACTAAGTACCTGATTTAAGATCTAAACAATTATGTTAATGCCAATTCATGTTTAGGCCGAGGTACATTCATTTAATTTGATGATTAAGTTATGAAGTTAGGGTCTAGGGTTTCGgctacaattttttttctcccaAATTTAACTCACTGTATAAGTTAAATTCCGCATAATTGAAGCCAAATCCATGAGATTCGCTGCCTCAGTAAGCAATAAGAAGGAGGGGAATGCAAATTTCAGATCGCATCATGAAATCCCTAAATtttcctaaccctaaccctaagattGAAAGAACCCTTACCTGGGTGTGGCCATGAGTATGTTCGCTGCCATGAGAGAGCACCACGGCAGGGCCTCCCCGACAGAGCCGCGCGCGACTTGcgcacgcggcgccggcgggatgGCCCGCGGTGGCGCCAGTGAAGGCGGCAGGGCACGGCAACTCCGGCCCATGAGGACGCGGAGCTCTGCGCGCATGAGCAGCGCGCGGCGCTCAAGGCCGGGAGGCCTACGCTGCTGGGCCCGCGCACCAGTCGCCGGCCAGGCGCCGGCGCTCAAGGCGCACGCGGGCTCGCACTCACCAGGCGGCGGCCCCGGCATCCCGCGCCTGCAGCGGTCTGCGGGGCCAGAGAGGCggccggctggcggcggcggccagcaccGCACAGCTCCCGCGCGTGAGGTGGTAGTAGGCCAGCGCACGCCCACGCGACCCGCAGCGCGTGCTAgagagcgccggcggccggccaagcTCCAAGACATGCGGCAGCTCGGGCtgggagaagaaggaagagggagTGAGGGGATTAGGGCACCTCTCCGACAGCCTTTTCTCATTTTATATGAAGCAGCGGCAGCCCGTGGCCGTCCGATCAGAGCGGACGGTCTAGATCAACTGGTGTTAGGGTTTGCGGCCAGCTGGGCCGAACTGGGCCGGTAGCGTCCATAATGGGCCGAGCCGGTTTACTGGGCCTGCGTGGGATTGAGCTGAGTTGTGCGTTTTGGGCAGCACAATGGGGAACTTTTGGGCTGGTTTTACGAGCCTTTAGCCCAGTTTAAGTGTTAAAGCCTTTTCCATTACTGTTTCTTATGATTTAAGCTTAATTTAATTGATGTATATGTTTAAGGCTTTAATTATTTTCTGTTGCACCTATAATTACCAGCTTTATGTTTATTTAATGCCCATGagtatttatttcatatttgagATATCTATTGTTTATAATTTCGCAAATAAGTTATTGCTTAATTTATCTATGATAGATATTTCTCATTTATGAATAGTGATATTTTCCATAATTCTGATGTTATAAGGtcaatttaaaaataattatggaAAATCATCATTGATAATGAGTTTATTTTGGGCTATTAATGAGTCTTGTTATTTGAGCACAATTAATTTATAATGTCAGATGTGCTTGTTAAATGAGAAAGAATATATAGATTGATGAGCCTTATATCTATAGATCAATGAGCCTTATCATTTTAgtgcaattaaatttattgatgttTTATGAACTAATTATATAAAGCAAAGTTTAAGGTTTATGAGCTTTATATTTACAGTGAAATTTAATCTCTTTATGATTTATGTGTTATTTCACTGCTTAAGTTTGAGTTTAAAATTCCAGAATAAGTGTATTTGCCTTAATGTTTTCATTATGATATTGATGAATATTGCATTAGTTCGCATTGTTTAAGCTGAAAAATTATATGTTTTCCACCATGTGCAATTAAGATGCTCTCTAATCAAATGGAACCATCGAGAAATTTGATTAGAGTacacttgtaattaattctgaccatcgttgttttaattatgagttaataataagtttcgtttgttttccccatcggtgatgcaaattgaaactTATGGCATAattttaatcagaccatcgtagGGTTAATCTTGTGTCTTTATGTGCATCTTGTTGTATAAGATTATTGAGACTtcaattttatgatttttcagtGGATTATAAGGACTTGCTAAGCACCATTGAGCCCTTTTGAGGGCACCAATTTTCCCAAGCGGAATAAAGAGGTGCATGCTGTTCTCAAGGTTCTGGATCTTGATTACGCACTTTATGAGGATAAAACTGTTAATCCTTCTATAAGTACTGAGAATCATAATGAGCAAttaagggagtacaactccaagTTGGAGAAATGGCAAAAAATCCAACGAATTTGCAAAATTAGTTATAAAACATTCGATCTCAGATGTCATAAGGGGAGCATTTCCTTATATGAAGGGTGATAGGGAACTAAGTGTGAAGGAGTTTATgaactccattgaggaaagttCTAAAGTTAATTATTCCAATTTTCTCATAAATAAGCTATCTACCTCACGTTATGATAGGCACAATGGACTAAGTATACACATTAAGAGCATGTACAATATGGCTGCTGAGTTGAAAGCACTTGGCAGGTTCATCTCTGATGATCTGCTGGTGTCATATCTTATGGCTTCTCTACTAGAGAATTATAATAAGCGTGCTCAAAATGTGGATACTCCAGTAAGATATAAGTTATGTGAGTCCCTTCATCAAGTGCAAAGGAAGGATAATAAAGTTGTCTCATAAGctcttttaagttaaagtttccCCTAAAGTATGGTagattgattgagatgcattccCAGTAGGTCATTAAGTCTGACCCATAAGATCAGGGGAGTTCAAGGGGAGCAAAgtttaatgatgatgatgatgaagaagatgttaAATGCTTCGCATTAGTTTTATATATTTAGCCATATTTGTTTTCAGTAATAAGTGATTCTGAACAATTGTTAAGTTTTGAGATAATAAGTATATCATCATTGTTGATTTTGCTATCTTGTCAaggaattattttatttatttcttgcaTATTGTGTAATGCTTCAATAAGTTGTTGATGAGACCTTGTCGAAATTGTGATATTATTAGTTAAATCACATTTCGAAGGGGAGAATTGGAATGTCTCATCAAGTATAAGAGATACTCCAGTTGTAATGTCTCATAAGAATGAGAGATACTCCAGTCATTAGATGTAAGACTATAAAGAGTTATCACCATATTTTATTTGCCCATAAAGATTGATATTCAAAAGGCTGAATTAGAAAATCAGCTCATATAAAGGGTGAATATGATGGAGAacgctccaaaaaaaaaaccattgTGACAGGAGAATTACTCCATAAAGTCAATTGTCTCAAATAAAGTTAAGTGTGACTTTATTCATTATTCTGGCCATCGCTGATTAATGGATACATGTTCACAAAGTTTTGTTGCTCTAGTTCATTTTAGCCATCGCTATTTGACTAGTTCAATGAAGCTCGAGACTTTTGAAGTATGGCTTATATTTATCATTTCTGGCCATCGCTGTTTGGTAAATATTTGATCATAAACTTTGCTGCTCTTGTTCATTTCTAGCCATCGCTGGTGTGAGCTTGATTAGAAAAGGAAATTGATCAATGGTATACTAAAGATAAAGAACTTATGTCATGATGAGCTACCATTTATGGATATCCTAATAAGTCTGAGGGGTACCATTTCTACCACTATAATTGTCTCAACTATTGTGTTTCTAAAGGAATGCAAAGATCAGTTGTTTCAACTGTTGTGTTCTTAAAAGAATGCAGAGATTAGTGGGAGTCAGTGGGAGCTCACAAAGGAGGAAGAGATGATTTGGAGAGATGTGGGCTTAGTTACCCCGCATCGATGATTCAAGTAGCAGAATCTCATAATATTTAACTCATGCCGTTAGTTAAGTAAACCTCCATCTTAAGCTACCATATATTTTGTTGAGGATTCTCATAAGTTGATTAATCCCAACATGAATATGTGATATATAATAACGGTTGATGTTGGCATAAAAGAATGACCTCATTCATTTTGAAGGTCACTATAAAGGAGGCCATAAATTGAGTCTATGAGTTTTAGTATAAATTTGTGATAGAGTCAAATTAGTATCTTGCCATGATCATGATtccgaaagaaaattaaaaatacTGAGCTTATAGCTTACCATGATTAAATGTTCATGGATAATGGTATGTACTGAGATTAAGGTGGAAAAGTTACTATCCTAATACTTAAGTGGATGATGCTCTACTAAGTAAAGTGGCGATTAGAATATGCTACTAATATTGTGAGATTTCCTATCATcattaaattaaatttaaaataatcTTGGTGAAAGCCTCTTATGTTTTGGGCATCAATGAACACTAAGATTGGACCAAGAAAGTGTTAGGATCATCACTTGAGATGTAAGTTGTCTAAAGTGATACAATAAGAATAAATATTAAGATATGCTGTTCTATTAGCAAATTATGTCTAATACTCTAAGAATAAAGTTGAGATAAAGTTAAGGAAGACGTTCCTTGTGCTTCAATCTTTTGAAGCTTATGCATGAGTCTCTAAGTGATTGACTTTGCATTTGTAAGCCGGAAGTCCTTATGTGTTTAATATTATCCAAAAGAGGTCCATTGGATAATATACAAGACACCATAGCATGCTTGtttattataaattatttagcTAAGAGTTCTGTAAGAGTGCGAGGATGTAAAAGTGCACATTAGATTATGTCCTTCACTTTCGCAGAAAAGAGCAATTTTATTGAGAGCTCTAAGCAAACTTGGCATAATAAAAGCTGAGATTGCATAAGGCATGTTTTAACTTATCAAGCTTCAGAATTATATTCCGGTGTTAAGTTTATGGACAACAAATTGATACTGCTATGATTGCGGTATTCATTCGAGTAACAACATAATTATTGATGATGTCTAGACTACTGATGATTAAATATTATGTTGTGAAAGAAAGGTCCCAGGATCAACTTATTAAAGTTAAAGAAATAAGTTGAGTTTATGCTAGCAAATATTATTCAAGACTTGTCACTCATCCCATTTAATTTTTCGCGAAATTAAGTATGGGATTTGTGAAcggtcttggacctgattctggATACATTATCATTCCCAAATAAGTAATAAGCATTCTATCGAGGTATTGCAGTGAACTGTGGGTAATGGAGTCCCGGTAGTGAATTAAATACTACTGATGACGCATTGGTCCGGTCTTACTGTTGTACTGAGTGTGGACATAAGTTTAAGGCGAACCTAAGTTGTTAAccgttcgatcaagtgggagaatgttggaaatttGTGATCTCAGGATAACAACCTAGATCTACATGGCAAATAATTTCCACAAATTAGAGATAACATACCAAATAAGTCATGTACCGTGATTGGCAGGTACACCTAACGTTTCCATCTATAAGTCGGCCCCGGTCCCACAGTGCTGTATATAAATATGAGGTAGAGGGGAACCCTCTCTAACCCTAATCAGTTAATCTCGCGATTAGCAAAACACCAATCAATTAGAGCGCTGGAGGGGCTGGAAGCGCGACTTCCTCATCTACTTCGTGGCAGGCACAAGGAGTTGCTGTTCCTCATCTACTTCGTGGCATGCACAAGGAGGAGTTGCTGCTCGTTAAGAACTTCATCAACAGAGAGATCTAAATCTCTCCAATTGTGAAGATTAAGTCTATTTCATCTACATCATTCATCAGCCCTACTACTACAATTTCAGAGGCGTTCATGGATTCAAGAAGCTCTGGTCAGTTTAATCTAATTAATTCCGCATTAAGtaattagtgatcatgattagacTAAGCTAAGATCCTGTTTATGATTAATTAAATCTAACAGTGATATTATTATCAGTACCAATCAGCTTTGCAATCAGTTATTGACTGATTTATGATCAATTATGTTTCTTATAATTAAACAAAGTCACTCTCAGTTTGTTCATGTCTTGGGTACGAAACCAGGCGAATAAGCTCCTCACTGGTCCTGTTGTGTATTGAAATCAAATAAAGGAACTACTACAAAGGAGTTTTTTGGAATGAAATCAAGTAAGTCATGCAAGGCATATTGCAATATAGGCTATCCAAAGCACCGGAATCACCGAACTACTATCAATTTGCATTGTCTATTTTTCATAATCATGTTTCATCCCATTATTATATGATATTTCCTAATATGAAATTGTTCCAACAATtgcaactcatgttttgggacATTTGCTTTTGCAATCGTCCTGTGTAGAATACCACTTACAATGGTCTCCATAACAGCACCAGCATAGACCTCCTATGCATGGATGCTTTCGTTCGTAGCATATCCCTGTTGGAATAGCAGGTTTCTTGTCAGCTAATTCATCCAGGCCTCCGCCTATTTACAAAACAGAAATAAAGCATTAATATATAAGCACACACAAAGATCATACAAAAAATGAAGAAACCAACCTCGTAATGTGCTGTATTTTCTAATGCATCATACTTGAAATTGGAAATAAATATATGCAATATTTTGATAATTTTCACTTACATTGTGCATGCGCTGCATAGTAGCTGAGGAGAAGCAATGAAAGCAGTACTAGCGCATCAATTTGCTTTGTGTTCTCCATGTAAAAAGGTATGAATACAATGCTTTGTGATATGGTGAGAGTTTCTGTTCTGGATGCATGATACACACACCCATATATAGACGGGGAACCTACAATCTAGCATTATACATGGTAAGTATTGATCAAAGATTGGCTAGTATACCTCATTCCACAACAAGCAGTGATTAattttttgctatttttatgacATGTTAACAATTATTCCTTCTATTTTAAGAGGTTAAATGGTAAATATTGACCACAGATAGGTTAGTCATGGTTATAAATAGTATCTACTTATAGTTTCCTGCTG
This portion of the Panicum virgatum strain AP13 chromosome 2N, P.virgatum_v5, whole genome shotgun sequence genome encodes:
- the LOC120658721 gene encoding uncharacterized protein LOC120658721 is translated as MKAKDEVEIMSKHNALVKEENVLLKENQKFGLMVAESEKVAENLRKTIERDATELASLKDKVKILEAKKKKKDDAYAKLGADMAKMERLYKDILKHADIVYAEYKKGLTVLGAEPLPLPEPAEGGEGVSRLLGWLVSEFEGLCEIMDVASDNTVSLSCEGLLAHLERAVYADLQKIALADFIYASYGELSEDVAKLQNVKASFFRRFWLAYVKDAVRALATT